GCGGCCGAACTCCTCTCACGGGCGGAGGCGGCGCAGGAAACCGCGGATGCCAGTCAGCACTCTTACCGGTTGAAGGTGGGAGCGGCTACCTGCCTTACGACGGATGCAACCTGGTCGCGGCCGGGTCTGTGTGGCCGACTGCACGGTCAACTCCTTAAGACGCATTGGGATGATCGGCGAATGTTGTCTGCGCGAAGCTATCGGCAGTGGCACGATTCGCTCTCACTGCGCAGAGACTCCGTCTCACATCAGGAGCCGTATTGGACAGTTAAGACCGATACCGACGAGGGACTTCTTCGCTCCGCCAGTCTAAGGGTTCGCTCCTCGGACTATCGCCCGGTCCGGCTGACGCTTGAGTTTGCAGCGCTGGAGTCAGTCTCCGTGGTAGAAAACGAACCAACGGAGCGGCATGTATACGTGCCCGCCGTGGAAACTGACATGTCGGTAAAGACTGAGAGTCTCCAGCATGTCGATCAACCTGAAGACGCAATTGAAGCGCAAGCCTGGACCCTGTTGCGCACCTTGGGCGGCGACTCGGGATGGGAGGCTACGATCACGCGAAAAGGTGCTGAGGTGCAGGTGGTAGGCTTTATCGATGACGAGTCTCGAAGAGACAAGTTCGAGGAGCATTCTCTGCTCTCCATGGTGTGAGCTCCGATCTAAAACGGCCGGAGGTTCTACCGAAAAGGGGAAGCAACGGAGAAGGCCAGCCGTTGGCTGAAAGAACCTTAGAACGACTGATTCCAGATTCTCATCAAAGAGGCGAACGAGTCACTGAGATAGCCGATGCCTCGCGAGCGATCGTCGGAAGAGCATTCTTGTGCGACCAGCTCATTGCACGCCGCAATGCCTTTCAGAACAGCGCTTCCGCGCACGGACTCACTCCTCTCATTGAAGAGGAACGAGCTGACGTCTTGGCGGCAACCGCACGGTTGTCTGACCTGCTTGAACCGATACTCGAACCTGGGCAAAGCCGTGTCTCCCACGTACCATTGGACTACGCTGAGGCCCGGCAGCTAGATGCGGCGGTTCTATCGCTCGTCAACGCTGCGCCTGAACGGACCGCAAGCCTCGAGCAGACACAGAAGCACATTCGCTCTCTCCTGTCGAAGAAGTAAATTCATCCGGCGTTGACAACTCGGGCACGATCCCTCTGTCTTCAATTCAGGGCAATGCGTCTCCCATCCGTCCCAGCGGAGCAAAAGTGGGAACGACAAAATTCAGCGTTGCCCAGTGGAAATTTTCGAGTGCCAGGTATTGTGATCGTTCTGTCCGCGCTGCGTCATGTTTCGTCCAGGCTCCTTCGGTTGACCATCATCTCCGTTCTGCTCCTCTGCGCCTTCACGAGCACCTATGGACATGCCCAACAGGGAAAACCTGATCTCGTTTTACGTGGAACAGTGACCTACGCCGATCGACAGACCTATCTCGAGTTACCTTTCGCGGTCGGCAAGGATGTCACTCGACTCTCCGTGGAGCTTTCGTACACGCAACGCGACAAGCACACCAATATTGATCTGGGCGTCTTCGATACCGAACGGTTCCGTGGCTGGAGCGGAGGCAACAAAAGCTTCTTCACTATCTCCGAGACCGACGCGACACCCTCCTATCTCCCCGGTGTGATTGTCCCCGGAAAGTGGAAGTTGATCCTTGGCTTCCCGAACATCGAAAAAGGTGTGCGCTCCGACTATGAAGCGAAGATCTATTTCTCTCATCGGAACGATCCTCTCGAAGGCTCGACCTTCAGCCAGAAGCTTCTGCGCGACGGAGCTGCATGGTATCGAGGAGACCTGCACATGCACAACGCGCACAGCGATGGCTCCTGCAAGAGCCAATCCGGGGAGAAGGTTCCGTGCCCACTCTACAAGACCGTAGAGGACGCAGCAAACAGAAAACTCGACTTCATCGCAATCACCGCTCACAACACGATGTCACAGTACAACGATATGCGGGAGCTGCAACCATACTTCGACAAGCTTCTGCTCATGCCCGGACGTGAGGTCACAACTTTTCAGGGACACGCCAACGTCTTTGGCACAACCGCCTTCATCGACTTCAGACTCACCAGCCCCCACGTCCCCACGGTGAACAAACTGCTACAACAAGTGCAGGACCTTCACGGCGTCATCTCTCTCAATCATCCAGGTTCACCATCTGGCGCTGCCTGCATGGGCTGCGGCTGGACGGCCCCCGACACCGACTTCAGCCGCGTCAACGCAATCGAAGCCATCAACGGCGGTTCACTCGACGGTCCAAGGTCTGGTGACCGATCGTCTGCCCGATTGACGCGTCCTCAGCTTGCAAAAGCGGAGACGCCGCAGTGACGGTAACCCTTACAGAAGAGGCGATCCTGAACGGCATCCGAGCCGGACACGTCTTCATCGACATACAGGGGACACCTGACCGCACACTCGAATTCTCCGCGAACGCCGGCGGAACGACCGCATCGATGGGCGACTCTCTAGCTTCTCCCATAGGTCAACAGATTCATTTCACCGTCAGGATGCTCGGTCTCGAAAATGCTCATCCCGAAATCATCCGCGATGGTGACCTCGCCGTGCTCGTCGGCGCTTCTCCGATATCGACAACAGAAGAGACGCGTAGTTTCGACTATGTAAGCGATGGCAAGCGCCACTGGCTTCGAGTGAATATCCGATCAGCGGATGGAACTCTATTGGTCTTGGGAAATCCTATTTACTTGAACTTTTAGGGAGGCACCCTTCTCATTCCATTTAGTTGGACTTATTCTGTTGATACGTCGTGAAGCGATTCCGTATAGCGGAGATGTATGTCCTTGAGTTAGTGTGGTCCCCATTTTTTTGAAGCCCACCGCTTATTCGTTGCTTTCCGTGAGACTCTAGCTCGGGGCGAGCTTTTATCGGCAACGCTCCTGAAGTAAGGTGGATTATGCGCGATACATCCCCGAGGACCGCAGAAGGCCAGCGCCTTATTGAAAATAAGTCTCGCACCAAGAACTGGCAGCGATGGGGTACGTATCTGCCGGAGCGTCAGTGGGGAACCGTTCGTGAGGATTACTCTTACAACGGCGATGTGTGGAACTCGTTCCCTTATGAGATGGCTCAGTACCGAACCTACCGCTGGGGTGAGGATGGCCTGCTCGGATGGACTGACCGCCAGTGCCGTCTCTGCTTTAGCACCGTTCTATGGAACGGGCGAGACCTCACACTAAAGGAGCGCCTCTTTGGCCTCGGCAACCCCGAAGGGAATCATGGTGAAGACGTCAAAGAGCAGTTCTACTATTTGGACGCACTTCCGACACATAGCTACTGTAAAGCGCTCTATAAATACCCGCAGACTGCTTTCCCTTACGACCAGCTTCGTGAGGAGAACAAGCGGCGTGGTTACGACCAGCCGGAATATGAACTGCTGGATACCGGAATTTTCGACGACAACCGCTACTTCGACATCTTCATTGAGTATGCGAAGGCCGACGTGGAGGATACGGTTATCCGCATCACCGCACACAATCGTGGACCTGATGTGGCGCCGCTCACCATACTGCCTCAACTAACGCTTCGTAACAACTGGTCGTGGACAAATCTGGAGGCGACCGGAAAGACAAAACCCATCATCTCGCAGACCGGCCCATTCCGTGTACAAGCAGCCCACAAGATTCTGGGTGCTTATCGTTTTGAACCGGTGGATGGTGGTGCGATTTTGCCGGAGCGTCTTCTCTTCACTGA
This sequence is a window from Edaphobacter lichenicola. Protein-coding genes within it:
- a CDS encoding CehA/McbA family metallohydrolase; the encoded protein is MPGIVIVLSALRHVSSRLLRLTIISVLLLCAFTSTYGHAQQGKPDLVLRGTVTYADRQTYLELPFAVGKDVTRLSVELSYTQRDKHTNIDLGVFDTERFRGWSGGNKSFFTISETDATPSYLPGVIVPGKWKLILGFPNIEKGVRSDYEAKIYFSHRNDPLEGSTFSQKLLRDGAAWYRGDLHMHNAHSDGSCKSQSGEKVPCPLYKTVEDAANRKLDFIAITAHNTMSQYNDMRELQPYFDKLLLMPGREVTTFQGHANVFGTTAFIDFRLTSPHVPTVNKLLQQVQDLHGVISLNHPGSPSGAACMGCGWTAPDTDFSRVNAIEAINGGSLDGPRSGDRSSARLTRPQLAKAETPQ
- a CDS encoding CehA/McbA family metallohydrolase domain-containing protein, which codes for MTVTLTEEAILNGIRAGHVFIDIQGTPDRTLEFSANAGGTTASMGDSLASPIGQQIHFTVRMLGLENAHPEIIRDGDLAVLVGASPISTTEETRSFDYVSDGKRHWLRVNIRSADGTLLVLGNPIYLNF